The region GTGACACGAGCCGACTCCGCCGGGTTGGCGGGTTATCCCACCTTCAAGCGTTTACATGGCAAAACGCAACCTCGGCAGGGCGGGGTACCCGGTCTGGCAGACCAGGTAACCCTCTTCGGCGGGTTACCTCATCTATCATGTAAACGCGAGGCTGAAAAAATAAGAGTTTATATGGACTGGCTGGTTAccccacctccatgtaaacaggccctaaatTTCAGTCAGTTCGAGAGAAGACTCGGACGCTTAGAAGAATAATTCCATCTCCACCATTAATTTCAATGTCATTCACCTTTGAAACTTCTTCGGGGCAGGAATCGAGACAGGACTTAAAGAATTTTCTTAGGCTGTCACGGTAACTTTGAACAAATGCTAAACAGATGATGGGGTTGACAGCTGAGCACATGTAATAGATGAGATAGGAAATAAAGCGAACTGGCCTGTACACTTTGCAAGGAACGTTTATTTTGTACAAGTCGATGACGTTTTGTGCTGTTAATGGTATCGTGCAAATACAAAATGAAGCCATTATGCAAAGGCTCATCTTTATGGCTTGCCGTTTTCTTCGGTCTTTGTTCGAATTGGGCGAATGACCAACCGCAGGACCCAGTAATTTGTCTCGTTTCTTTAGAGTTACTACGATGATGCAGTAAGAAATCATCAAAGCAATTATTGGTAAAAcgtgaaaaatataaatatgtgcTTTTCCACTGATGAAGTTTAAGTCAGTCTTGTTTTCAAAATATATGCATCGAGTAAgttccttgttttctttaagtAACCCATAAGAAAACAAATCGGTTGAATTCGTAATCCCCGCTATAATCCATGATGCTATTATAGCTGTGGCGCGAAATTTCGGCGAGATGAGATAGACTTTCATGGGAAGGACCACAGCTAAAAACCGATCCAGTGCGATCCACATGAGGCTCTGTACAGACACAGATATTGACAGGTGTTCGGCGAAGCGAATTATCTTGCAGAGGACCAGGCCTGCGGTTCCAGGGATAAACCAATGTAGAGAATGAGATGTGATTTCTGTTAAACGCAGTGGGATAATTGTTAATGGGAACAGCAAGTCAGAGACCGCCATATTGAGAATAAAATAGTTCACGGTCTTCTTTAGCTTCTGGCCCATAAGTACAGTTAATATGATCAAAATGTTTCCAGCTAAGCCAGCCAACAAAACAATCGACAGAGCAAGAAACTGGCAAATTTGAACAGCCAGGGAATCGTCCAGAATAACACATCTCTGGTTTTGCGTGCTCAAAGATGTGGTGGTGTTTGAATCTGACGATAGATTGAAAGACATCGCGTTGTTCTTGTCCCTCGCGAACCTTCCTCTTCTGTGACGACGTCCTGTGCTTTCGTTGTACTCCTTCGCTGTAAATGATGTGAAGTCAGTTCGCAAATGAACAGACCAAGCAGTTTTcgtaaacagaaaaaaaaaagtgaattaaaaaaaagtgcattaaaaaaaaaaaaaaacctgtcgCCTTGCCCTTTGTGTGCAAAGATTAACATACA is a window of Montipora capricornis isolate CH-2021 chromosome 13, ASM3666992v2, whole genome shotgun sequence DNA encoding:
- the LOC138030310 gene encoding neuropeptides capa receptor-like, with the translated sequence MSFNLSSDSNTTTSLSTQNQRCVILDDSLAVQICQFLALSIVLLAGLAGNILIILTVLMGQKLKKTVNYFILNMAVSDLLFPLTIIPLRLTEITSHSLHWFIPGTAGLVLCKIIRFAEHLSISVSVQSLMWIALDRFLAVVLPMKVYLISPKFRATAIIASWIIAGITNSTDLFSYGLLKENKELTRCIYFENKTDLNFISGKAHIYIFHVLPIIALMISYCIIVVTLKKRDKLLGPAVGHSPNSNKDRRKRQAIKMSLCIMASFCICTIPLTAQNVIDLYKINVPCKVYRPVRFISYLIYYMCSAVNPIICLAFVQSYRDSLRKFFKSCLDSCPEEVSKVNDIEINGGDGIILLSVRVFSRTD